A genomic window from Cotesia glomerata isolate CgM1 linkage group LG7, MPM_Cglom_v2.3, whole genome shotgun sequence includes:
- the LOC123269132 gene encoding tetratricopeptide repeat protein 37 codes for MSKEAKIALKEIRSYLDEHQYVEAMKKCQKLLKIDKKNYMALILLGAAMKDIDQYKSQAPLAYRKAIDLQPDNPLAWRGLVKFYEGQPGNVETWRELVPAYCKLLKLDSDIQKNLNYLDQLSRLSIILNDNEIFDEVIALVLELKEDKDKNELYKIDGLLISMINGFTNALPKYHELYKNVLLSSLDKDISSKHLEYYKNYLKLLFSEKNYSGLFSAATQMNLKYPREMYPLEWICRVYAEQIVLEDYKTVQDIAIDLYYQSLLDLNADSYLAIFAKAMHYWLKDNLIESRDLLYQAIALHPKLLFAWIALSDVNSKLHCWAEAENAAEKSLQLINKSSKIMIEKLNLQLIESLARSESKKKWEQAAEKCKKLLENNNSLKKLKLLYARLQILQDIPEAFTLLKELENDPETHQEALVIRALYLKNRESYEEAIDVLGAVLDTSEAWLILGTIYWKMSNYSHSLMAFLKGIHADPNDWECLVYLGHYYREHGNDLEKSRKCYQKALRINPNSEEAGSGLSTAYRLLKNTEANMQMLQRVTTEEGGGPKWAWLQLGLQQLDQGKIEQAIKSLRYVIRADPNDNHCWESLADAYWARGAHTSALKSYQRALDLSPGSLYPMIQLANIKLVLGRHDEAKEAFIQVLSQEQRYIPALKGLAETCLGLAKESASKQLLGRARRNCQQAIDCITDAIIENSNLSCLWKLLGDASYRVAILPEKYCYVEVTPGLIKSMSEKYRIEIHQSELFTLAARSYCRALSITKDSSLLWHDLSCCYLSQLIHDSTVNRKVTAEKSLEAAKQAVRLCPTTWVHWNILGVICMMPEIKNYALAQHSWVIAIDREPNNGVAWTNLGTLYLHLGETFKANKAFSRAQRADPEYSNSWIGQGIIAESVDNKEAMDLFRHAIQLGYHPQAAVGYSHWVLMTILNPDAKKDALYHYMIVNMHAIPVAIDAMTWYTEREPGVIYGRNALGLLLERQKLYKLAAHEYSVALKLGKEDTQEDHIRVNLARVLVQMGKFDEAIEVCQRIKIASFNSHCQLALALFKAAKYEESYAAYEAALNWLADDGSDKAHVLCAMASMAYMFQEVDDVKTLLFQCIEIQPPTVAGLLAAAALGLLHDDLNLTSLVLKELEIYKDDPKYRHHVARLSAYSCIMHHDITGAIRIISKSIHRRPDDVGSWISLVRLLLETNSSDFGYCAQKALYLGRKNSTVAVAQVACVSSLGQLIDVNNDKEQCGLRSVQKTIFSFPGIAESWANLIVATLPRCEKSDSIPNFKWLLSLVSIIREKWNCSKPMNEWLQTNQEKILEISTKC; via the exons atgtcCAAGGAAGCCAAAATAGCATTAAAAGAAATCCGAAGTTATTTGGATGAACACCAATATGTTGAGGCCatgaaaaaatgtcaaaaattattaaaaatagataaaaaaaattacatggCTCTTATACTGCTTGGAGCAGCTATGAAAGATATTGATCAGTATAAATCGCAAGCACCTTTGGCTTATAGAAAAGCCATTGACTTACAGCCAGATAATCCATTAGCTTGGCGAGGACTGGTCAAGTTTTATGAAGGCCAACCTGGGAATGTCGAAACTTGGCGTGAACTTGTCCCagcttattgtaaattattaaaactcgatag tgacattcaaaaaaatttaaattacttggATCAACTGTCACGTTtatcaatcattttgaatGATAATGAAATCTTTGATGAAGTTATTGCTCTTGTATTAGAATTAAAAGAAGATAaggataaaaatgaattgtacAAAATAGATGGACTATTAATATCAATGATAAATGGATTTACAAATGCGCTTCCAAAATACCACGAATTATACAAAAATGTATTACTCTCATCACTTGACAAGGATATATCTTCAAAGCATTtagaatattataaaaattatttaaaattattgttttccgaaaaaaattattctggaTTATTTTCTGCTGCAACCCAGATGAATCTAAAATATCCTCGTGAAATGTATCCATTAG AATGGATCTGTCGTGTTTACGCTGAACAGATTGTTTTAGAAGATTATAAAACTGTTCAAGACATTGCGATTGACTTATACTATCAGTCACTACTTGATCTTAACGCTGATTCTTATTTGGCCATTTTTGCAAAAGCAATGCATTATTGGCTGAAAGATAATCTTATTGAATCCAGGGATTTGCTTTATCAAGCAATAGCATTACATCCTAAATTACTTTTTGCTTGGATTGCGTTAAGTGATGTCAATTCAAAGTTACATTGTTGGGCAGAAGCAGAAAATGCAGCGGAAAAATCATTgcaactaataaataaaagttcaaaaataatgattgaaaaactgaatTTACAATTGATTGAATCATTAGCGAGGAGTGAAAGTAAGAAAAAATGGGAACAAGCCgcagaaaaatgtaaaaag TTACTTGAAAACaataattcattgaaaaaattaaaattactttatgcTCGACTTCAAATTCTTCAAGATATTCCTGAAGCATTTACTCTTTTGAAAGAACTAGAAAATGATCCAGAAACTCATCAAGAAGCACTAGTAATTCGTGCAttgtatttgaaaaatcgaGAATCATATGAAGAAGCTATTGATGTTTTGGGAGCAGTTTTGGATACTTCCGAAGCTTGGTTAATACTTGGTACAATTTATTGGAAGATGTCCAATTATAGCCATAGCTTAATGGCCTTCTTAAAAGGTATCCATGCAGATCCAAACGACTGGGAATGTTTAGTCTATCTTGGGCATTATTATCGGGAACATGGTAATGATCTTGAGAAGTCAAGAAAATGTTATCAAAAAGCGTTAAGAATAAATCCTAACTCCGAGGAAGCTGGCTCTGGTCTAAGTACAGCTTATagacttttgaaaaatacc gaAGCAAACATGCAAATGCTTCAAAGAGTAACAACTGAGGAAGGAGGAGGTCCAAAATGGGCATGGCTACAATTGGGTCTTCAGCAATTAGATCAAGGAAAAATTGAACAAGCCATCAAATCACTGCGATATGTTATTCGAGCGGATCCCAATGACAA tCACTGTTGGGAATCACTTGCTGACGCTTATTGGGCCCGTGGTGCACACACGTCGGCATTGAAATCTTATCAACGTGCCCTAGACTTATCGCCTGGTTCTCTTTATCCAATGATACAACTTGCTAATATTAAATta gtTCTCGGTCGACATGATGAAGCTAAAGAAGCTTTTATTCAAGTTCTAAGCCAAGAGCAACGTTATATACCAGCACTGAAAGGGTTAGCAGAAACTTGTTTAGGTCTTGCAAAAGAAAGTGCCAGTAAACAATTACTTGGGCGTGCAAGAAGAAATTGTCAACAGGCAATAGATTGTATCACCGACGCTATCATTGAGAATAGTAACTTATCGTGCCTTTGGAAGCTCCTTGGCGATGCTTCTTACAGGGTTGCAATTTTACCGGAAAAATATTGTTACGTTGAAGTAACTCCAggattaattaaatcaatgaGCGAGAAATATCGAATTGAAATCCACCAAAGTGAACTTTTTACTCTTGCAGCAAG atcTTATTGTCGAGCGTTGAGTATTACCAAAGACTCCTCATTACTGTGGCATGATTTATCATGTTGTTATTTGTCACAACTTATTCATGATAGTACGGTAAATCGTAAAGTTACAGCCGAAAAAAGTCTCGAAGCCGCTAAACAAGCTGTTAGACTTTGCCCAACAACTTGGGTACACTGGAATATTCTTGGAGTTATATGCATGATgccagaaattaaaaattatgcatTAGCTCAACATTCTTGGGTTATAGCGATTGATCGTGAGCCAAATAATGGAGTTGCCTGGACAAATTTAGGAACTTTGTATTTACATTTAG gtGAAACTTTTAAAGCAAATAAAGCATTTTCACGAGCCCAACGTGCGGATCCCGAGTATTCAAACAGTTGGATTGGCCAAGGAATAATTGCTGAATCTGTAGACAATAAAGAAGCAATGGATCTATTCCGTCACGCCATACAACTTGGGTATCATCCTCAAGCTGCAGTCGGTTATTCTCATTGGGTATTGATGACTATTTTAAATCCTGATGCTAAAAAGGATGCTCTTTATCATTATATGATTGTAAACATGCACGCAATACCAGTAGCTATAGATGCGATGACTTGGTATACCG aGCGAGAACCTGGTGTAATTTACGGCCGAAATGCTTTAGGATTGCTATTAGAACGGCAAAAATTATACAAGTTAGCAGCTCATGAATATTCTGTTGCTTTAAAATTAGGAAAAGAAGATACTCAAGAAGATCATATAAGAGTAAATCTTGCACGAGTTTTAGTTCAAATGGGAAAATTTGACGAAGCTATTGAAGTTTGTCAGCGTATTAAAATAGCTAGCTTTAATTCTCACTGTCAATTAGCCTTAGCTTTGTTCAAAG CTGCAAAATATGAGGAATCATATGCGGCGTATGAAGCAGCTTTGAATTGGTTAGCAGATGATGGATCTGACAAAGCACACGTGCTCTGTGCAATGGCTTCAATGGCGTATATGTTCCAAGAAGTTGATGATGTTAAAACACTTCTTTTCCAATGCATCGAAATACAACCACCAACTGTTGCTGGTCTTTTAGCTGCTGCAGCACTTGGTCTTCTTCatgatgatttaaatttaacgaGTCTTGTTCTTAAAGaacttgaaatttacaaaGATGATCCTAAATACAGACATCATGTTGCTCGTCTTTCTGCTTACTCGTGTATTATGCATCATGATATTACAGGAGCTATTCGTATAATCTCTAAATCTATTCACAGGCGTCCAG aTGATGTTGGCTCGTGGATTAGTCTTGTTAGACTTTTACTTGAAACAAATTCAAGTGATTTTGGTTACTGTGCACAAAAAGCGTTATACCTTGGTCGTAAAAATTCAACAGTTGCTGTCGCACAAGTTGCCTGTGTCTCATCGCTTGGTCAATTAATTGATGTAAACAATGATAAAGAACAATGTGGATTACGATCTGTACAAAAAACCATATTTTCTTTTCCGGGTATTGCTGAAAGTTGGGCGAATTTAATTGTGGCTACGTTACCTCG gtgtGAAAAAAGCGATTCAATTCCGAATTTCAAATGGTTATTATCATTGGTATCTATTATTCGAGAAAAATGGAACTGCTCTAAACCAATGAATGAATGGTTACAAACAAatcaggaaaaaattttagaaatttcaacaaaatgtTGA
- the LOC123269210 gene encoding histone H1-like encodes MTDTEVVQSPVEKKIAAKTDSVKKAVTAKKLATKSTHPSTADMVKAAIKHLAERQGSSLQAIKKYIASTYKVDVEKQAQFIKKFLKSAVVKGILIQTKGKGASGSFKLPITKAAVKPKPKAASAEKKAVPKKAADKKPATKKTPGESKTSVKKTTGPKKAATTKSASAKKAATKPSAKPKTTATPKAKKAVKAPTAKPKSPKPKKVTAPKAAKAPARKAAAKK; translated from the coding sequence ATGACTGATACCGAAGTCGTGCAATCTCCAGTGGAGAAGAAGATCGCCGCTAAAACTGATTCTGTTAAGAAGGCAGTCACGGCTAAAAAACTAGCTACCAAGTCAACTCATCCTAGCACCGCTGACATGGTCAAGGCTGCTATCAAACATCTTGCTGAGCGCCAGGGATCATCGCTTCAAGCTATCAAGAAGTACATCGCTTCAACTTACAAAGTTGATGTCGAGAAGCAGGCTCAGTTCATAAAGAAGTTCCTCAAGTCGGCTGTTGTCAAGGGAATTTTGATTCAAACCAAAGGCAAAGGTGCCTCTGGATCCTTCAAGCTTCCAATCACCAAAGCTGCAGTCAAGCCGAAGCCCAAGGCAGCTTCCGCTGAGAAGAAAGCAGTTCCGAAAAAAGCTGCAGACAAGAAACCAGCAACTAAGAAGACTCCTGGTGAATCGAAAACTTCAGTGAAAAAGACAACTGGACCCAAAAAAGCTGCTACTACGAAATCGGCATCAGCTAAGAAAGCAGCCACTAAACCTTCAGCGAAACCTAAAACTACTGCTACACCAAAAGCTAAAAAAGCTGTTAAAGCTCCGACTGCCAAACCCAAGTCGCCAAAGCCCAAGAAAGTTACTGCTCCAAAAGCGGCGAAAGCTCCTGCCAGAAAAGCTGCAGCTAAGAAATAA
- the LOC123269244 gene encoding histone H4 codes for MTGRGKGGKGLGKGGAKRHRKVLRDNIQGITKPAIRRLARRGGVKRISGLIYEETRGVLKVFLENVIRDAVTYTEHAKRKTVTAMDVVYALKRQGRTLYGFGG; via the coding sequence ATGACTGGTCGTGGTAAGGGAGGAAAAGGATTGGGTAAAGGAGGCGCCAAGCGTCATCGTAAAGTTCTTCGTGATAACATCCAAGGTATCACTAAGCCGGCCATCCGTCGTCTGGCTCGTCGTGGTGGAGTCAAGCGTATCTCTGGGCTTATCTACGAAGAGACTCGTGGTGTTCTCAAGGTCTTCCTCGAGAACGTCATTCGTGATGCCGTCACGTACACTGAACACGCCAAAAGAAAGACAGTCACTGCTATGGATGTTGTTTACGCATTGAAACGTCAAGGACGCACTCTCTACGGTTTCGGAGGTTAA